Genomic DNA from Electrophorus electricus isolate fEleEle1 chromosome 23, fEleEle1.pri, whole genome shotgun sequence:
TCACAGGGGACGGAATTGTGGAGGCCAGGTTATAGGTAGAGTTTGGGGAGGTGGCCATAGTAGGCTGCATGTTGGAAAAGGCAGGCCTGCGGGGAGTGTGTGGTGAACCTATAGCCATGGTTGGGGAGTCCAAGCTGACTTCGTCACCCTCTTCTGAGTCCCACACCTCACTCTGCAGGTAGTCTGCGAAAAGAGCCTTGGCGCGCTGTAGGATACGACTAAGGTTGTGCCGGCGGACCAGGCGGTCAAAATGCATGGCCAACTCATTGTAGTCCAAGCTGTTTTTAATGATATGGTCACGATGCTCCAGCAGGATGGAGAGGCACAGGAACAACATGAAGGGATTTCCCTTTCCAAACTcttgaggaggaggaagggagcAGGGTTTAATGCTCCCACCCTCTGGTTTGGATGTGTTTGGAGAGTTCATACCAGTACCTGGAGGTTTGCATGGTGATGGAAGGTTGCTAGAGAAAGGTTTAGGCAGAGAAGGGGATTTGCCAAAGGATAAAACAGGGGAAGAGAGCAAGGAGCGACTGTAGCTGAGTGATGGGGAGGAAACTGCAGGCTTCCCTGTGGGTGTTGATGGAGAGTGTGCTCCACTTCCATTTGACACAGAGGTCGAGGAGGCCAATCTAGCTAATGCCTTATCGGGGGAGACAGTGCTTCCCCCCAtaaatgaagaggaagaggcgGATTTCGATGCTGGAACCTCAGGGGACGCTGTTCTCCAACTGGACATTGAAGGAGATGTCACTGAAGACTGAGGGGATCCATTTTTCCAACTTGACACACAAgttggagggagaggggaggctGTCTGTCCATTTGGGCAGCTTCTCTCTTCAATCTCAGGAGATGAAATATTGTCATTACTGCTTATCAATGGCTGTCTCTCTCCAGGATCATCCTCACTGTCTTCTGTGGATTGGCGGACTGTGAGAGGTAACACTGAATGTGTGGACTGAAACTCCACTACAGATAATAAGAGATCAGGGGGATCATTTTCATTAATCTCAAAACTGTCCTTGTTTCGAGCACTGTAGTACTTAAACTCTCCAAAACTGGATTGCTTCTCAAAAGGAGGTGTAGGCACAGGGGCATCACTCTTCACAACAGAATCCACACCATACTCCCCTTCACTTTCCCTACTATAACCCTTGTCTTCTTTCCTTTCCACATCCAAGCTGAGGTCACGTCCACCGTCTGCCTCCTCTCGAGACGGTCTCAGCATGTGCCGTCGCCGCTGGTTCTCCGTCTGCGCTTTGTCTAGCTCATTGTTCGCCAAGATTTGACAGCCACAATCGAGGCTCAGGGGCTGCTCTGCTTCGAGCGGCGGACCAAGAAGCTCGACTTCTGTCTCGGGCGGGTCTGGAGGCAGAGAGCTCCAGGTCACCTCCAGCATCCTCAGGGCATCGTCGAAGGCGAACTCCCTCTTCAGCTCCAGTAGCAGCCAGCGGTAGCAAAAGAAGAGATCATCTGCGCCTTTGGATACCAGGTAGGCATAAAACTCGGGGTCTGAGTATTGCAAGAGCAACTTGAGGTGCTGAAACTTGACGGACATGAGCTGCCCGTCAGGGCGAAAGTTGCCTTCAAGGCGCTTCATGATGCCACAGAAGCAGATGAAAGCATGTGCTTCATTGTCCATGACAGCAAGGATTGGAGAGGCAATATCACTCATGCCTTGACAATAAGACAcctatgaaagaaaaatatcttTTTAGACAACaatgctgaaaactgtcaatcAGTTATAAACCTCATGAAAAGATTAGATGATTTGTTTAATTACAGAATTGTTAAAAGGTctggttaaaataaataaataaaatcaatcaatcaatcaattttCCACAATTTTCCACTTACAccaaatgtattaaaactgcCAACACATGTTTGGTGTCaaatatttcctgtttttcttttgcaccaGAACTATGAGGTAATGGTGAATTAAAGTACTGGAAGCTTATTTCACCTAAAACCTTTGAGAAACACATGCTCAAAACTACATTTACTTGCTTTAAACAACATAGGTACagaatataaatttaaatgaaactatTCTGTAAAATGGCattgaatgaataaaaatataagcCCCAAGGTGAACTACATCATCATCTTTATAGGTTAAAGCTTTATGGTACAATTTCACATTCAAAGGAAAAAAGCAACTCTAGTTATCCATGAAGGATGGACACTAGAGTGTAATATTGATTACTTAAATGACAGTAAATTATACGGTGTTCTAAAACACATCATCAAGTCCTTGAGATATTACATAACTACTGAAAGCGGTATGAGACAAGTATGTGAAATTGTGGAATAGCATCCAAAAGTATCTAATACTTGTTACCTAGATTAACTTTATAGCTGTGTGTCCAAAACtcataaatgaaatgtttccaAACATGTCCAGCTGATTGACTATGTTtgatttaaatggaaaattaataATCTCCACATTACTGCATAGgagtaataataaagtaataactGTATGACAACCAGTTTCACCAAGAGGATAAAGGTATGGAAATAATTgaaaacacttaaaacatttaaaaattatttccattTCACAACTTTACTCCTAAGGAACATTAAATAAGTGATTTACCTTTTTTATAGTGCTGTGCAAAGGTCTCCCAAGAAATTTGTGTTTATAATTGTTTGTCAGGGTAGTAAGGATTTAATTGCTTAACCAAAAAATGATGCACCATGGTCATTTCTTCTAAGCTGCTTCTTCTTTtgactttttgtgtttttccctccTGTCCAAGTGACCTGTCATAGTTTCAATTAAGCTTGGGATGGGACTTTGTGCTGCCTATGCTGTAAGTGGACAAAAGCAGGtctaaattttattttggtctatttaaagttattttcacTGCCGGCAGTCAGAAATGCCTTTCAGGATGTAACATCTGCCTGTAATTTCTATTTACTGAATTAATTATCTGCTTTAATGTTCTGTTGTAGTagtctttatttgtgtgttatatgttttGCATGCACATAAATCATTTAGTTCTCAAATAATTACCTTAGACTTGCTTACGTGCCTAAGAGTTTTGCACATTATTATATAGTCAAAAATGGTGTCAGAATAgtataaaaataacaagaatTTCAGTTTTCCTCATCTTCTCTCCTGTTATGGGCATGTTTCATTTTCCACCCCAATTTAtgcattatatatttacaatcTTCGAGTGAATAACTTGCATTGACCCTTTAAAAACATAAGTAAAGAAAGCACACCTGTGGATGTGTGATAGCAAAGGTGGTTAGAAGGTCAGTTAGAGCAGTTAGGTGGGGGCTGTCTTCAGAGCCAGCGTAATAAGGATGGGCTCGGTCTGTTCGGAGTACGTCCTTCAGCACGTTGCCTCTAATAAATTCTAGATCTTCTGGGCTGACCCGGGCTGTCCACTCACGCTTCAGCTGGTCATATTCTCTCGTCTTTCTCTTCATGTAGTCCATCCTCTCCTGCCCTGTCAGACCATCTGGGTACACGTTTAAAAGGTACCGCCACACTACCTAATGGAAAAAAGGcgattatttttttctctcaatcTTTGTCactgtaaagcaaccttgagtttgTAAAAGATGCTATATAAacttattattgttgttattattattagtaaaaGGTACACTGACAAACACTAAGAAGTAGTACTAATTCTGTTTCCcatttattacaattatttttatttgatacaTTATGGGTTTTAAAGAATCCATTTCTGTCAAGCTTCTATGGTtgattggggaaaaaaaaaacaaaaaaacaaaaaaacctaaacacaaCCAGATGCTCTTACAGTTTTTAGATTTCTTCAGACATTACCTCATTAGGACATTAGCGGCTAATGTTTCTGATATACAAAGTCATTCAATCTCTAACTCACCTTGCGCAGGGAGGGCTCAACCCCACCGTGATAAATACGTAGTCGTAGCTCCTCTGGGCGTGTCAGCTGACCCTGGCTATTCAGGTAGCTGTGGAACTCTGCATCACTCAAAGGGGGCTTAAATGGCTTAACCTCCTCGCCATAGGACCAACTCAAAGCCTGCTGAACCCTAGATAAAGTCCTACCCATCTGAAAAtgcgagaaagagaaagggatagagatcgagaaagagacagaactactTACAACTGCTTTATTTATGTAATGCTGCAGTTCACTGAAATTAAAGGAGGCAACATGCTGTTTCCCAAAACAAGTTTAACAATCCTCTCATATCATACACTGTGCCTGGCAATTTAAATCTTCACAACATGTCGGGAAACTGCCTTCAGTTACAGTATGATGGCATTAGGAGATGAGGAACCTGACTGAATGCAGCAGAGACTGGCTGGTAAAACAGCTGGCTGACAGGGTGAAGAACGTCATCAGTAACCTGGGACAGCAGTGACTGGGTGAAGGGAAGAGCAGTGGACGCCAGTGACCTCTTCTCCCCTTGCAGTTGATCAGAACCAATCACATCTTTCGGACTGATTATGTCCCAGTCCTCAAGCACTGGACCTGATGGAAAGGTCAACACACAGCATTAACTGCTGAAACCAAATGACCCTTATATTCAATAGAGATCTTTGcagatgtgtgtttggagacataaacagaaaaagtTTAAAAGCACTTATAATAAGCTTCAAACTTCAAATCAGACTAGTTAAGATAAACTCTGAAGTAATCCTATATCCAAATATCCTCACTTTAGAGACTCCCTCTGAAAGGGAAATATCCaataatatttatctttttttatctGCAGGTTTTCCGTTTCTTCAAAAGTTGATcaattttcagtgtttcagaatACCATTGTCAACAAAAGACCAAGTCTGGGTTCTGATACAATTTTGATGACCCATGTGGGGCAATGAGGAATTGACTCACTGTCTTCCGAAGGTTTGATATCCATCTTGAGCTGAAGATAGGGCTTAGCTGCACTGACAAATGCTGCATCTAAATCCCAGTCTGACAGGAGGGAGAGGTAGACCTCCACACCCGCACGGTCACGGGACAGGTAACTAATGCCAAAATTGCGCCGtctgagaaacagaaatatatttataattttgaCATATTTGTATAAGCACATTAAATGTCAAAGTTACCATCAGCAATAATGAAGCACTTTAATGaactaattaattaacattttaaattaagacATTCCATATGCTTAAAACAGATACACATTTGTGACAAATATACACATTCTAAATTTGATTCTCAATTATTTCTCTCAACTTGTTAGCATAAATCTGTCCCAAAGTGTACACACTGGTTGAGCTCACCAAACTTATGCAAAGCAAAGGATTAGCTTAACCCATTAACATTGTTCTTTCTTAACATTGCTGTTAATTATCACCAAGTTACTGAAGAGATTACAGTGATGTGAACATATTGAATAGTTGAATCAGTAGTCAATACTTCCACATTTATGTACACACTCACCCATTGAGCTCAAAAGCTCGGATTAGGATATGCTGCAACACTTCTAGGGATGTTATCTGTGGGTCAACTGCAAATGAGCGGAACTCCACAGGCAGTATTCCCTCACACTTCTATGtgaataaagacaaaacaaggaCTGAGACTGAATCCAATATCCACACATTTTGCATGTATAGTACCACAAGGCCTAGACCAACTCAATGtagcaaaaatgcaaatatcaaCAGTAAGCAACCAACTACTGAATAATCATCAGTGCCATAAAAACGTTAGGCactgtaaataatgtatttaaaagatgATCACTTCTTTATGTCAGACACAACATATTGTTCCAGCTTTGGCAGAGACTCTGAAATGAATTCACCTCTACCTCATTCTGGTTGCAAATAAGCAGATATATGTTATGGGAATTATAACTCTAGCACAGTTAGAAAAGAACAAAGTTCAAAGTTGAACACAATATGCTGATATTCGTATGTTCCAGTGTCTTATTTTCAATCTCAGCACTCGagtaattaatttttcattaataAGAGTTCCCTTATAAGTGCGTCTTCAGAAATCAGTTTATTAGCTCGTCTGTGCCGCTACACCAAATTTTTGCCAAAGTAATCACAGCCTAATCCAGGCTACATAGGCAGGTGTTCACCAACGTCGAATAAAATTACCTTAACTGTggaagatttaaaaataatgtcacACTGACAAGACTGAATAACAAATAGCTGCGATCAAGCCAATATCCATCATAACACTGACAGTTAACCGCTATAAGGAAACAGGTAACCATGTTAGCTAGGGAACCACAGACGTTGATAGCTACCTAACTAcatgtaaaattacatttagatagatagatagatagatagatagatagatagatagatagatagatagatagatagatagatagatagatagatagatagatagatagatagatagatagatttctCGGATCTGATAGCTAGTAAATTCTAGGGTGGCAGCATTTCATAAATTGTCTTTTGGACAAACTTCCACGGACAGCTTGCTGGCTACTCAGCAAACGTTATGTTATTGTCCAGTATCTGCTAGGGTGCGCTAGGTTAACTAGTTAGCTGTGTCCGCTTGAGGATCTCAGGCTACTTAGCTTTCACTGGTTCTTTACAATTTCTCACCTTGACTTTGACACGAACCACCCCCCGCTCCTCCTCGGTCGACATGGTGGGTAGTCCACTTTGAAATTCTTGTTCAAGAATTATCCGCCTTCATCAACGAGTTAGGCTGAAAATGTTGCTAAACAACCTTAGTGACAGTacccatttttttcccctgtctaGCAAAGCTTGACACATTCGGTGAAAATCCTGTAAGAGCGAGGCAAAACAACCAGTTTCCCGTTGGCAggcttcaaaataaaagatggTGCAACAAAACAAGTGCTCGAAAATCTTTAAATTTATTGCTAACTAttcgggaaaaaaaaaaaaaaaagaaagacatgaaAACTAGAAACGGAAAATATACAAACCGAAAGTGTTACAGGATTTCACGTGTAGACCTTTATTGAAAATACCGAGTTGATATTGCTTTTCTTGACATTTGCTCTGCCCGTGACAGCTTTTCTCTGACAAGCAGGAGTCAGAGAAGCTTCATTGCCGAGATGCTAGCAGTGCATCGCCTTGTGTAACAGGATATGACATAATGTACATTACATCATTTGATCTCGAAGTCATAAAATGATTAGACTATAATATATGGTATTTACAAGCAGTTATTTTCGTTccattgaaaaagaaaaagagagatgagatCAATTACTCATAATTGCATTATGTTTTTGAAACTAAACTAGTTGCTCTATAAACAGTAATCTAAGAGTCGGAGCACAGAATTTTGGCGCAATATAATTGCCGCTTATTTCTGGACAATTTCTGACATAGATAAGGTCATgccactaaaaacaaaaacgaaatATAACAAATGCAAAAGATTGAATTATCCTGTTGCTTTGCCGTGACCCGGATTCGAACCGGGGTTGCTGCGGCCACAACGCAGAGTACTAACCACTATACGATCACGGCGAGCTATTGGACAGCCTCTCACACTCCTGACAAGTTTACCACTAGTTCAGTGTGTCAGTTTaccttttcatgtttttgaaatactgtATTATatagaaaatgcaaaataaggTAAATCGCTATGCTAGCTAACTTCGTAGCTAGGATTTTTTTCAACAAAACTGGGCGCAAATTAAAagatattgtatattttatttgtttttttaaatgtaactaaCGAACCAATTGAGTGGTTCTGCAAGgattataaaaaaaaagcaaacatcacaTTCAATATGCTTGGCTTTCAAACTTTTTCATTAAGCTTGTTCACGTTCATTAATGGAGTAGTATATGGTGCCTCATCCACTCCCAACTTgcgttttattaaaaaaaaaagtccatgtCTCCTAACTAAACCCATTTGTAACTCATGCtcttataaaaaaatattagagGTACCTGACAAAAAAATGGTAAAACGGGTATCTAAACAATCCAGACTCGAGCACTctgtgttagctagctagctaaagcaCAACGCCACGTCCTTGCAAGCAAAATGCAGCCTTCTTCACACAAGCTTTACCGTCTGTAAAAGTCTCGTAAACACTGCAAATGCTAAGTAACAGAAACTCCAGCAGATGGTGCAGTCACGGCCAACACCCTGACTCGAAATGCAAGACTACAATACCATTCCACCAGGGGCTGACGGCAGGAATAACTGCCCTTTTATTTTCCTACTCGCAGAAGTGATGTGACCCTGATTCTTACTACACGTCCAGGACCCTTTCCTTGTctgtaatttcttttttgtgCAGTATTCGACAGCGTTTAACGTGTGCGGTATTCGACAGCGTTTGTAGATAGTTTATGgcggcagtttttttttttttttttttagcgtATGTGGGCCATATCTTCCAGGAATGGCGTTTTCATGCAGCCTGTGCACAGCTGGTCCATCCACAGCGGAGCCTCGTGTTGTAGGGGCGTGCGCCGTGGGTAGAAGGTGTAGGACAGGTCGTAGTTCAGCAGACAACTGATGGAGGCCATGTAGAGATCGGAAAAGCGGCAAAGGCGGCGGGAGAAATATGTGGGATTGTGGCACGTACGAAAGATGCTGCCAAACTGGGGGTTAAACAGGTTCTTGGTGATAGCCCTgtgcaaagggaaaaaaatgaaggtGGTCACCAATAGCTAGTTATTCATACAAAGTCGTTTGCCTATATTAAGTTTACTTTAAGACAGAGGAAAGTCAAAATGAACTAAAAATCAACAGGGAAAAAacttaaatatgtatacatatcgATATGTattgtgaaatgaaaaatgcattttgtttaaaaggttttatttaaaaataaattctatgGTAATTGAGAGGAAATAAATACTCAAACTACAGGTTTGGCCAAACGTCTTTCAGAAGtgttttgtaaaacatttgctATCAAATAACCAGTGTGCAAACACTACTGTACAAGTCTAGATTTGCCAGCCTTCCATGGGCTACATTGCATTTGTCACGTATGTCAACAGCATTAACAACTGGAAGGCAGTCCATTCTATAGCTATCCTTCACACTAGAAATCCTTGAGATATAAATTAGACTCTTGGGTAATTCCCAAAAAGGTGCCATGGCATAAAACGTGGCATCTACTATGTTTCATGCGACACTGCTTAATAAAAGGACAAGACTTACTTAGAgcatgaaaacatattttgaacaACAAACatgatgtattttttaaagtttttcttGTCGTAGTATGTGAAATTATAGTGCAGAAGAGTACTGCTGATCAAGggatgcaaaaaaaagaacctAGAAGTGAGTATTTAAGAACTCAACAGGTTTGAGTGTGTTTataaccaaatcaaacaaaaactgtttaTTTGTGGTCTTAGCTTGTTCTTTTCTCATCTGTATTAAAAACCTTAAACCCAGATGTTTTAACAAGATGACCAAGAAAGCTGGTTAACATTAGCTAGACTGATGCATGAATTGCAAACATTCTCTCATGCAAGTAAACTCCACAATAGTCATGAAAATTGCAATGCAAGATCCATGTACAAGAATGACCAACACAAGTGCCTCACCATCATCCTCATGGATGTAGGATACTTGCAAATAAACATATGGATGGGTGTAAGCAAATGTTCCTTCCTGTTTGCTAGCCAATGTGGCTAGTTAGACTCATATTTGTAAAGAACAGGACAGTGAGCAAAAATTCTAGAATGACCTgtaaaaaacaagacaaaatagaCTAGTgtaattaatgcaaaaatagACCCTAAAGGAACGGAACAGTCTTTTGTTCCACATTAGACGAGATTCTCCTTTTGAGACATGTATCTGGCCACTCCCAAACACTCAGCATGATCGGGAGTCTGCCTTTCTGGAATGTTCAAGAAATGGTCCGATACATGCATAACAGCATTCCCAAAAGGTCTGTTGCTATGAAAAAGTTACTCCTATTCCTTGTGAGCCTAAACCTGCAACACCCCTTCTTTATTAACTTTGATAGTGCATATTTCTGAtccattgcacatattttaAGCCACTCACCggagctcttctctctctttcagccaGTCCTGGAGCACTTTTTTGGACTCGGGATCTCGGTACATCTGAGGCAAAAATGCTGACATTATTCACGAAGTTTCAAAGAACTCTCATACTTATGTTTCTGTGAGAACCAGCCCAACATTGCCATGGTAATCAGAAACATGTGACTTTAAAACAGCTGCaagaacacacagagctgctgaccAAGATCAATACAGAGCTCAGGCAGGAATGCATGTCCTTGCTCTGTAAAAGCACAAAGCCTTCAACTTATTTCAAGTTTCCATGCAACAAATAATGTTGACAAAActccacaaacaaaaaagcaacacaCTGCCGTTTTCCTGCTTCAGGGTAAAATTTCCGCGTTAACACTAGACTGAACCATTTGATCAAACCCCTAAACTTATATATAATGGACATGACCAGTCTTGTTTTGTGTTAGTCTGCGCTTTGCGTTATGATCGTTTCTGTGATGTCAGGAACTGAATAGAAGTGGGCAGAGTCACTGGAAAGGCATTTTGAGTTAGATGCAACATGTACCTGCATGCGCTCAAGAAGACCAGTGAGAGCCTGGAGCCAGGTGAGACTCCGCGCATACTGTTCTGTATTCACCACCTTTGTTTCCACCTCCAGCTCAGGGACGATCGCACCTGTCCTCCACCCATGGCGCAGCATCAGGTCctatgcattttaattaaaatcaccATTACtgatgtatgtaatgtaatggtGTAATGTTCGTCTGTGAAGGATATTAATGATGTTAAATCATTGATGCATCTATGACGAGATGTCACACAAAATCAATGCTGCcgaccccctcccccaaaaaaaacccaccacaaaATATTTAGATGCAGAATAAAACTGTCACTCAATATTAAGGAGTCTGCATACT
This window encodes:
- the tbc1d25 gene encoding TBC1 domain family member 25 isoform X1, which translates into the protein MSTEEERGVVRVKVKKCEGILPVEFRSFAVDPQITSLEVLQHILIRAFELNGRRNFGISYLSRDRAGVEVYLSLLSDWDLDAAFVSAAKPYLQLKMDIKPSEDSPVLEDWDIISPKDVIGSDQLQGEKRSLASTALPFTQSLLSQVTDDVLHPVSQLFYQPVSAAFSQMGRTLSRVQQALSWSYGEEVKPFKPPLSDAEFHSYLNSQGQLTRPEELRLRIYHGGVEPSLRKVVWRYLLNVYPDGLTGQERMDYMKRKTREYDQLKREWTARVSPEDLEFIRGNVLKDVLRTDRAHPYYAGSEDSPHLTALTDLLTTFAITHPQVSYCQGMSDIASPILAVMDNEAHAFICFCGIMKRLEGNFRPDGQLMSVKFQHLKLLLQYSDPEFYAYLVSKGADDLFFCYRWLLLELKREFAFDDALRMLEVTWSSLPPDPPETEVELLGPPLEAEQPLSLDCGCQILANNELDKAQTENQRRRHMLRPSREEADGGRDLSLDVERKEDKGYSRESEGEYGVDSVVKSDAPVPTPPFEKQSSFGEFKYYSARNKDSFEINENDPPDLLLSVVEFQSTHSVLPLTVRQSTEDSEDDPGERQPLISSNDNISSPEIEERSCPNGQTASPLPPTCVSSWKNGSPQSSVTSPSMSSWRTASPEVPASKSASSSSFMGGSTVSPDKALARLASSTSVSNGSGAHSPSTPTGKPAVSSPSLSYSRSLLSSPVLSFGKSPSLPKPFSSNLPSPCKPPGTGMNSPNTSKPEGGSIKPCSLPPPQEFGKGNPFMLFLCLSILLEHRDHIIKNSLDYNELAMHFDRLVRRHNLSRILQRAKALFADYLQSEVWDSEEGDEVSLDSPTMAIGSPHTPRRPAFSNMQPTMATSPNSTYNLASTIPSPVTPPTLSPSSS
- the tbc1d25 gene encoding TBC1 domain family member 25 isoform X2, with product MSTEEERGVVRVKVKKCEGILPVEFRSFAVDPQITSLEVLQHILIRAFELNGRRNFGISYLSRDRAGVEVYLSLLSDWDLDAAFVSAAKPYLQLKMDIKPSEDSPVLEDWDIISPKDVIGSDQLQGEKRSLASTALPFTQSLLSQMGRTLSRVQQALSWSYGEEVKPFKPPLSDAEFHSYLNSQGQLTRPEELRLRIYHGGVEPSLRKVVWRYLLNVYPDGLTGQERMDYMKRKTREYDQLKREWTARVSPEDLEFIRGNVLKDVLRTDRAHPYYAGSEDSPHLTALTDLLTTFAITHPQVSYCQGMSDIASPILAVMDNEAHAFICFCGIMKRLEGNFRPDGQLMSVKFQHLKLLLQYSDPEFYAYLVSKGADDLFFCYRWLLLELKREFAFDDALRMLEVTWSSLPPDPPETEVELLGPPLEAEQPLSLDCGCQILANNELDKAQTENQRRRHMLRPSREEADGGRDLSLDVERKEDKGYSRESEGEYGVDSVVKSDAPVPTPPFEKQSSFGEFKYYSARNKDSFEINENDPPDLLLSVVEFQSTHSVLPLTVRQSTEDSEDDPGERQPLISSNDNISSPEIEERSCPNGQTASPLPPTCVSSWKNGSPQSSVTSPSMSSWRTASPEVPASKSASSSSFMGGSTVSPDKALARLASSTSVSNGSGAHSPSTPTGKPAVSSPSLSYSRSLLSSPVLSFGKSPSLPKPFSSNLPSPCKPPGTGMNSPNTSKPEGGSIKPCSLPPPQEFGKGNPFMLFLCLSILLEHRDHIIKNSLDYNELAMHFDRLVRRHNLSRILQRAKALFADYLQSEVWDSEEGDEVSLDSPTMAIGSPHTPRRPAFSNMQPTMATSPNSTYNLASTIPSPVTPPTLSPSSS